Proteins encoded by one window of Sphaerodactylus townsendi isolate TG3544 linkage group LG04, MPM_Stown_v2.3, whole genome shotgun sequence:
- the SMIM11 gene encoding small integral membrane protein 11 encodes MLLNWKALENFPLLMYILAAKTLILCLAFAGVKMYQRKRLEEKMKKEQEEKQKREAEKKEN; translated from the coding sequence GCATTGGAAAATTTTCCACTGCTTATGTACATTTTAGCAGCTAAAACATTAATCCTTTGCTTAGCATTTGCTGGGGTGAAAATGTACCAGAGGAAAAGActtgaagaaaaaatgaaaaaagaacaggaagagaaacaaaaaagggaagCTGAGAAGAAAGAGAACTGA